The proteins below come from a single Zea mays cultivar B73 chromosome 8, Zm-B73-REFERENCE-NAM-5.0, whole genome shotgun sequence genomic window:
- the LOC111589918 gene encoding omega-hydroxypalmitate O-feruloyl transferase: MSQPPYSRARTRDLSSSSYKPSPSIRSPPSSFLHARCVVQVQIQSRLCSAAGLTPAMSVFEMRIKQQGEPSLVTPAEETPGGLYYLSNLDQNIAVIVQTVYCFRAADGGAGGGVSACDVLRESLAKVLVHYYPLAGRLATSGDGKLVVDCTGEGAVFVEADADCAMADIGDVTEPDPSVLGRLVYSVPGAKNILEMPLLAAQVTKFKCGGFVLGLAINHCMFDGVGAMQFVNSWGETARGLPLSLPPALDRAVLRARDPPQVDFPHHEFAQITDDDEDEYEDSPLLHRSFQFTPASIARVKAAAAAAALEGRACTTFEALAGFVWSARTRALGMRASRPSKLLFAVDGRPRFSPPLPEGYFGNAIVLTSAACPAGELARSLPRAVRLVRGAAGAVTDAYMRSAVDYFEATRARPSLASTLLITAWSRLPFRAADFGWGPPAACGPAALPEKEVALFLPCGEEGGGGGGVRVLLGLPPAAMAEFQRLVDEVTAA, translated from the exons ATGTCCCAACCACCTTACTCGCGCGCACGCACAAGAGACCTCTCTTCCTCTTCTTATAAGCCTTCTCCCTCGATCCGCTCCCCTCCGAGTTCTTTCTTACACGCGCGCTGCGTCGTCCAGGTCCAGATCCAGTCCCGGTTGTGCTCCGCTGCTGGTCTGACTCCAGCAATG AGTGTGTTCGAGATGCGGATCAAGCAGCAGGGGGAGCCGTCGCTGGTGACGCCGGCGGAGGAGACACCCGGCGGCCTCTACTACCTCTCCAACCTGGACCAGAACATCGCCGTCATCGTGCAGACCGTGTACTGCTTCAGGGCGGCAGACGGCGGCGCCGGCGGCGGAGTCAGCGCCTGCGACGTGCTGAGGGAGTCGCTGGCGAAGGTGCTCGTTCACTACTACCCGCTCGCCGGGCGGCTGGCGACCTCGGGCGACGGGAAGCTGGTCGTGGACTGCACGGGCGAGGGCGCCGTGTTCGTGGAGGCCGACGCGGACTGCGCCATGGCGGACATCGGCGACGTCACCGAGCCCGACCCCTCCGTGCTCGGCAGGCTCGTGTACAGCGTCCCCGGCGCCAAGAACATACTCGAGATGCCGCTGCTTGCAGCCCAG GTGACCAAGTTCAAGTGCGGCGGCTTCGTGCTGGGGCTGGCCATCAACCACTGCATGTTCGACGGCGTCGGCGCCATGCAGTTCGTCAACTCGTGGGGCGAGACGGCGCGCGGCCTCCCGCTGTCGCTGCCGCCGGCCCTAGACCGCGCCGTCCTCCGCGCGCGCGACCCGCCGCAGGTCGACTTCCCGCACCACGAGTTCGCGCAGATCACCGACGACGACGAGGACGAGTACGAGGACTCCCCGCTCCTGCACCGGTCGTTCCAGTTCACGCCCGCGTCCATCGCGCGCGtcaaggcggcggcggcggcggcggcgctggagGGCCGCGCGTGCACCACGTTCGAGGCGCTGGCCGGGTTCGTGTGGAGCGCGCGCACGCGGGCGCTGGGGATGCGGGCGTCTCGCCCGAGCAAGCTGCTGTTCGCGGTGGACGGGCGGCCGAGGTTCTCGCCGCCGCTCCCCGAGGGGTACTTCGGCAACGCCATCGTGCTGACCAGCGCGGCGTGCCCCGCGGGGGAGCTGGCGCGCTCGCTGCCGCGCGCTGTGCGGCTGGTGCGCGGCGCCGCGGGGGCCGTGACGGACGCCTACATGCGGTCCGCGGTGGACTACTTCGAGGCGACGCGCGCGCGGCCGTCGCTGGCGTCGACGCTGCTCATCACGGCGTGGTCGCGGCTGCCGTTCCGCGCGGCCGACTTCGGGTGGGGCCCGCCCGCGGCGTGCGGCCCCGCGGCGCTCCCCGAGAAGGAGGTGGCGCTCTTCCTGCCGTGCGGGGAGgaggggggcggcggcggcggcgtccgcGTCCTGCTGGGGCTGCCGCCCGCGGCCATGGCCGAGTTCCAGCGGCTCGTGGACGAGGTGACCGCGGCTTGA
- the LOC100281533 gene encoding uncharacterized protein isoform X1, with product MASADAAKPASPPAADPPAGDAMDADPAPPAGEEATPQKQQPEKKRPGRRKKGEAAAAADKKTPPSKKSAGPALERPSRERKTVERYSELAPRATPAKKSPAILQGSGTKLKDIPNVSFKLSKRKADESLQSLHTVLYGRKSNNHFLKRNISQFSGFVWTDNQEKHRTKIKEKLEKFNKEKLLDFCEILDVIVKVTTKKEEVSAKLLEFLESPCVTRDVILTDKKKGKKRGRKSKVSREVTSEGASAEKKRKRVQKQAAEDGKENDDGDDADLAGSEDASTGDEADVGSDSEANDHAVSDAEPDEPPAKKKSTDVKQVKETGTDAKEKDAPGKKGSMKPAKRASKPSQNSKNEPEVEIKKVGKRAKSSKETDAPPDSNKPNKKVSKSKKDNGKEAQNNKAARNKNKGKGKGGPGAGTAPTNEQLHAVVSSILKEVDFNTATLADILRQLGTHFEMDLMDRKAEVKRIIEDVINSMSDDEGEEGSEDEAEDNGKVEKSKSDPDGGEEK from the exons ATGGCCTCCGCTGACGCCGCCAAGCCCGCGTCCCCGCCCGCCGCGGATCCGCCCGCCGGCGACGCCATGGATGCCGACCCCGCGCCCCCCGCGGGGGAGGAGGCCACGCCGCAAAAGCAGCAGCCGGAGAAGAAGCGGCCCGGCCGGAGGAAGAAGGGCGAGGCGGCGGCCGCGGCAGACAAGAAGACGCCGCCGTCCAAGAAGTCGGCGGGCCCCGCGCTCGAGCGCCCGTCCAGGGAGAGGAAGACGGTCGAGAGGTACTCGGAGCTCGCGCCGCGCGCCACGCCCGCCAAGAAGTCCCCCGCTATTCTCCAG GGCTCCGGAACGAAGCTCAAGGACATACCCAATG TTTCATTCAAACTATCAAAGAGAAAGGCTGATGAGAGTCTACAGAGCCTTCATACTGTATTGTATGGGAGAAAATCAAAT AACCATTTTTTGAAGAGAAACATATCTCAATTTTCCGGGTTTGTTTGGACAGACAATCAA GAAAAGCACAGGACCAAAATAAAGGAAAAGCTTGAGAAATTTAACAAGGAGAAGTTGCTAGATTTTTGTGAAATTCTGGACGTTATTGTAAAAGTAACTACAAAGAAG GAAGAAGTTTCTGCCAAGCTCTTGGAATTTTTAGAGTCTCCTTGTGTTACCAGGGATGTTATTCTCACTGATAAAAAG AAGGGGAAGAAACGCGGAAGGAAATCTAAAGTAAGTCGTGAGGTAACTTCTGAAGGTGCTTCTGCAGAGAAG aaaaggaaaagagttcaGAAACAAGCAGCTGAAGATGGTAAAGAGAATGATGATGGGGATGATGCTGATCTTGCTGGTTCTGAGGATGCATCAACAGGAGACGAAGCTGATGTGGGCTCTGACTCTGAGGCAAATGATCATGCTGTGAGTGATGCTGAACCTGATGAGCCTCCAGCAAAGAAAAAGTCTACAGATGTAAAACAGGTTAAAGAAACTGGTACTGATGCAAAGGAAAAGGATGCACCAGGAAAAAAGGGTTCTATGAAACCTGCAAAACGTGCATCAAAGCCTTCTCAAAACAGTAAAAATGAGCCTGAGGTAGAGATAAAAAAGGTTGGCAAGAGAGCAAAGAGCTCAAAAGAAACTGATGCGCCACCAGATTCAAATAAGCCAAACAAGAAGGTTTCTAAATCCAAGAAGGATAATGGAAAAGAAGCCCAAAACAACAAAGCTGCCAGGAATAAGAATAAAG GAAAAGGCAAGGGTGGCCCAGGTGCTGGGACTGCCCCAACCAATGAACAGCTTCATGCTGTTGTTAGCAGCATTTTGAAGGAAGTTGACTTCAACACA GCAACTTTGGCTGATATTCTCAGACAATTAG ggacccatTTCGAAATGGACCTCATGGACAGAAAAGCAGAAGTGAAACGCATCATAGAAGATGTAATAAATAGCATGTCTGATGATGAAGGTGAAGAAGGCTCGGAAGATGAAGCAGAAGACAACGGCAAGGTGGAGAAGTCAAAGAGTGATCCCGATGGAGGAGAAGAGAAGTGA
- the LOC100281533 gene encoding uncharacterized protein LOC100281533 yields the protein MASADAAKPASPPAADPPAGDAMDADPAPPAGEEATPQKQQPEKKRPGRRKKGEAAAAADKKTPPSKKSAGPALERPSRERKTVERYSELAPRATPAKKSPAILQGSGTKLKDIPNVSFKLSKRKADESLQSLHTVLYGRKSNNHFLKRNISQFSGFVWTDNQEKHRTKIKEKLEKFNKEKLLDFCEILDVIVKVTTKKEEVSAKLLEFLESPCVTRDVILTDKKGKKRGRKSKVSREVTSEGASAEKKRKRVQKQAAEDGKENDDGDDADLAGSEDASTGDEADVGSDSEANDHAVSDAEPDEPPAKKKSTDVKQVKETGTDAKEKDAPGKKGSMKPAKRASKPSQNSKNEPEVEIKKVGKRAKSSKETDAPPDSNKPNKKVSKSKKDNGKEAQNNKAARNKNKGKGKGGPGAGTAPTNEQLHAVVSSILKEVDFNTATLADILRQLGTHFEMDLMDRKAEVKRIIEDVINSMSDDEGEEGSEDEAEDNGKVEKSKSDPDGGEEK from the exons ATGGCCTCCGCTGACGCCGCCAAGCCCGCGTCCCCGCCCGCCGCGGATCCGCCCGCCGGCGACGCCATGGATGCCGACCCCGCGCCCCCCGCGGGGGAGGAGGCCACGCCGCAAAAGCAGCAGCCGGAGAAGAAGCGGCCCGGCCGGAGGAAGAAGGGCGAGGCGGCGGCCGCGGCAGACAAGAAGACGCCGCCGTCCAAGAAGTCGGCGGGCCCCGCGCTCGAGCGCCCGTCCAGGGAGAGGAAGACGGTCGAGAGGTACTCGGAGCTCGCGCCGCGCGCCACGCCCGCCAAGAAGTCCCCCGCTATTCTCCAG GGCTCCGGAACGAAGCTCAAGGACATACCCAATG TTTCATTCAAACTATCAAAGAGAAAGGCTGATGAGAGTCTACAGAGCCTTCATACTGTATTGTATGGGAGAAAATCAAAT AACCATTTTTTGAAGAGAAACATATCTCAATTTTCCGGGTTTGTTTGGACAGACAATCAA GAAAAGCACAGGACCAAAATAAAGGAAAAGCTTGAGAAATTTAACAAGGAGAAGTTGCTAGATTTTTGTGAAATTCTGGACGTTATTGTAAAAGTAACTACAAAGAAG GAAGAAGTTTCTGCCAAGCTCTTGGAATTTTTAGAGTCTCCTTGTGTTACCAGGGATGTTATTCTCACTGATAAAAAG GGGAAGAAACGCGGAAGGAAATCTAAAGTAAGTCGTGAGGTAACTTCTGAAGGTGCTTCTGCAGAGAAG aaaaggaaaagagttcaGAAACAAGCAGCTGAAGATGGTAAAGAGAATGATGATGGGGATGATGCTGATCTTGCTGGTTCTGAGGATGCATCAACAGGAGACGAAGCTGATGTGGGCTCTGACTCTGAGGCAAATGATCATGCTGTGAGTGATGCTGAACCTGATGAGCCTCCAGCAAAGAAAAAGTCTACAGATGTAAAACAGGTTAAAGAAACTGGTACTGATGCAAAGGAAAAGGATGCACCAGGAAAAAAGGGTTCTATGAAACCTGCAAAACGTGCATCAAAGCCTTCTCAAAACAGTAAAAATGAGCCTGAGGTAGAGATAAAAAAGGTTGGCAAGAGAGCAAAGAGCTCAAAAGAAACTGATGCGCCACCAGATTCAAATAAGCCAAACAAGAAGGTTTCTAAATCCAAGAAGGATAATGGAAAAGAAGCCCAAAACAACAAAGCTGCCAGGAATAAGAATAAAG GAAAAGGCAAGGGTGGCCCAGGTGCTGGGACTGCCCCAACCAATGAACAGCTTCATGCTGTTGTTAGCAGCATTTTGAAGGAAGTTGACTTCAACACA GCAACTTTGGCTGATATTCTCAGACAATTAG ggacccatTTCGAAATGGACCTCATGGACAGAAAAGCAGAAGTGAAACGCATCATAGAAGATGTAATAAATAGCATGTCTGATGATGAAGGTGAAGAAGGCTCGGAAGATGAAGCAGAAGACAACGGCAAGGTGGAGAAGTCAAAGAGTGATCCCGATGGAGGAGAAGAGAAGTGA